A stretch of the Nicotiana tabacum cultivar K326 chromosome 6, ASM71507v2, whole genome shotgun sequence genome encodes the following:
- the LOC107780070 gene encoding protein PHOTOPERIOD-INDEPENDENT EARLY FLOWERING 1 isoform X2, whose translation MVWLSKDFESERKWKLAQAKKVAIRASKGMLDQATRGEKRVKEEEQRLRKVALNISKDIKKFWLKIEKLVLYKHQLELDEKKKKALDKQLEFLLGQTERYSTMLAENLVSSPTTSKRTNSLSAPEALRIQLKEGSEGDVKNRAGENLQSHSTGSDIDDDFDVQSEDEMEDDEHTIEEDEAVITKEEREEELAALQNEMDLPLEELLKHYAVGEASRDCSPEKSGADVTVSSGEDSDKCRDDDVAIETNGGCSPAISGRRSVESNGVLSVPNNQYPDLGQNKLKIPPKKYQELDKVNLLGVFNDEQDDDDYVLALGENKECNMDDETTLLEEEELAKAEPNDAADEIALLQKESELPLDELLARYKEDYDTDENVGDDSESYASASTAQNVSELSQVNDGLSDVLPTTVAETEEREVESMDKTGEERQSENFSESPAKNESEPNQVNDGPNDLLPTTVTETEEKEVRSMDKTVEERQGEDFSESPAKNESEPSQVNDGPSDVLPATVTETEEKEVGSMDKTGEERQSDDIIADAAAAARSAQPTGNTFSTTKVRTKFPFLLKFPLREYQHIGLDWLVTMYEKKLNGILADEMGLGKTIMTIALLAHLACEKGIWGPHLIVVPTSVMLNWETEFLRWCPAFKILTYFGSAKERKIKRQGWLKPNSFHICITTYRLVIQDSKVFKRKKWKYLILDEAHLIKNWKSQRWQTLLNFNSKRRILLTGTPLQNDLMELWSLMHFLMPHIFQSHQEFKDWFCNPISGMVEGQEKVNKEVVDRLHNVLRPFILRRLKRDVEKQLPSKHEHVIYCKLSRRQRNLYEDFIASSETQATLASSNFFAMISVIMQLRKVCNHPDLFEGRPIVSSFDMSGIDMHLSSSICSILSHGIFSSINLGALGLLFTHLDFSMTSWESHDVQSIATPSSLIEGRVTQIHGEETSLVLKRNKKFHGTNIFEEIQKALVEERLREAKERAASVAWWNSIKCKRKPVYSTSLREIVTVKHPVHGIYCQKSNPLSYLYSSRLADLILSPVERFQKMVDQVETFMFAIPAARSPAPACWCSKPGTSVFFSPTFKERSSKVLSPLLTPFRPAIVRRQVYFPDRRLIQFDCGKLQELAGLLRRLKSGGHRALIFTQMTKMLDVLEAFINLYGYTYMRLDGSTLPEQRQTLMQRFNTNPKIFLFILSTRSGGVGINLVGADTVIFYDSDWNPAMDQQAQDRCHRIGQTREVHIYRLISESTIEENILKKANQKRALDDLVIQGGSYNTEFFKKLDPMELFSGHRTVSLKNIEGEKNSNVTEVQLSNADVEAALQNVEDEADYMALKKVEQEEAVDNQEFTEEAVGRLEEDELGNDDEMKADEPADHEVPVTTSGKELVAMSNASNPLKEQAITFAGKDDDIDMLADVKQMAAAAAAAGQAILSFESQLRPIDRYAVRFLELWDPIIDKTAIESQGHFEETEWELDRIEKLKEDMEAEIDDDEEPLVYERWDADFATEVYRQQVEALAQHQLMEELEAEAKEKELAEYENSMGHATASVPKSKSKKKAKKTKFKSLKKGGLASEPQALKDGSSIELLPIDDDVLSSEPVTTPDSAQERKRRLATGDEDVKSSKKSKKLKKSSEVSSLVMHSTYHGKRQVESKGLKQYDGGTMDAELRPISRSKMGGKISISPMPVKRVLTIKSEKPIRKGKTWYKDYFPSADSWLPQEDAVLCASVHEYGPHWSLVSDILYGMTAGGVYRGRYRHPILCCERFRELIQRYVLSTTDGVNDRSTNAGSIKGLLKVTEENVRLVLDIASEVPDHEPLVQKHFFALLSSVWKMSCRKSQTNAFSSSQNGFYHSGSLFTLFTPTMNLGSTNYATGPLEKRFSNLSICAKLVAAALSDQQSAQSDERVSICDQREEASFPAEQLDVTLEFGAEKDNKIIPLPSPVTVKIRGPETPLHPGMMIAEHQHFKSSLNVAENRFWAASSTESCLDWASLAFPVGDAKSRTPLTSQFLGKHKLSDSVKVSKSKSRKIPTESSDVGRTKDLVILPMPSASNDSCARADVGLSFLAESGHDFEDRTLFNLNSEFNLGSEDVFQHEYVPDFISGLDDWSVFPDFTDIG comes from the exons ATGGTCTGGTTGTCAAAG GACTTTGAATCAGAGAGAAAGTGGAAGTTGGCTCAGGCAAAGAAGGTTGCTATACGAGCTAGCAAGGGAATGCTTGATCAGGCGACACGGGGAGAAAAGAGAGTTAAG GAAGAAGAGCAACGTTTGCGAAAAGTTGCACTCAATATCTCAAAGGACATCAAAAAATTTTGGTTAAAAATAGAGAAGCTG GTTCTTTACAAGCATCAGTTGGAGTTggatgagaagaagaagaaagcactTGACAAGCAGCTAGAGTTCCTTCTTGGACAAACAGAAAG GTACTCAACAATGCTCGCAGAGAACCTTGTAAGTTCACCAACTACTAGCAAACGAACCAATTCTTTGTCTGCACCAGAAGCCTTGAGAATTCAATTAAAAGAAGGGAGTGAAGGGGATGTAAAGAATCGTGCAGGAGAAAATCTTC AATCTCATTCGACTGGTAGTGATATTGATGATGATTTTGACGTGCAGTCTGAAGACGAAATG GAAGATGACGAGCATACCATTGAAGAAGATGAGGCTGTTATAACTAAAGAAGAAAGGGAAGAAGAGTTAGCTGCTTTACAAAATGAAATGGATCTACCTCTTGAGGAGCTTCTTAAGCATTATGCAGTTGGGGAAG CTAGCAGAGATTGTAGCCCAGAGAAGAGTGGTGCAGATGTTACGGTCAGTTCTGGCGAGGACAGTGATAAAT GTAGAGATGATGATGTTGCTATTGAGACCAACGGGGGCTGCTCACCTGCCATTTCTGGTCGTCGTTCT GTTGAAAGTAATGGCGTCTTATCAGTACCAAATAACCAGTATCCTGACCTAGGACAAAACAAGCTAAAAATTCCTCCAAAGAAGTATCAAGAGTTAGACAAAGTTAATTTGTTAGGTGTCTTTAATGATGAACAG GATGATGATGATTATGTCCTTGCTCTTGGTGAAAATAAAGAATGCAATATG GATGATGAAACAACTTTGTTAGAGGAGGAAGAATTGGCAAAGGCAGAGCCGAATGATGCTGCAGATGAG ATTGCACTGTTGCAGAAGGAGAGCGAACTTCCTTTAGATGAGCTCCTTGCTAGGTATAAAGAG GATTATGATACTGATGAAAATGTGGGGGATGATTCTGAATCATATGCGTCTGCTTCAACAGCACAGAATGTATCTGAACTGAGTCAAGTAAATGATGGACTGAGTGATGTACTGCCCACTACAGTCGCTGAGAcagaagaaagggaagttgaaaGCATGGATAAAACAGGGGAAGAAAGGCAGAGTGAGAATTTTTCAGAATCACCAGCAAAAAATGAATCTGAACCCAATCAAGTAAATGATGGACCGAACGATTTACTGCCCACTACAGTCACCGAGACTGAAGAAAAGGAAGTTCGAAGCATGGATAAAACAGTGGAAGAAAGGCAGGGGGAGGATTTTTCAGAATCGCCAGCAAAAAATGAATCTGAACCCAGTCAAGTAAATGATGGACCGAGCGATGTACTGCCCGCTACGGTCACTGAGACAGAAGAAAAGGAAGTTGGAAGCATGGATAAAACAGGGGAAGAAAGGCAAAGTGATGATATAATTGCTGATGCAGCAGCTGCTGCCAGATCAGCACAACCAACAGGTAACACCTTCTCAACAACCAAAGTGCGGACTAAGTTCCCCTTCCTTCTAAAATTTCCCCTTCGTGAGTATCAACATATTGGTTTGGACTGGCTTGTAACCATGTATGAGAAGAAACTTAATGGGATCCTAGCAGATGAAATGGGTTTGGGGAAGACTATCATGACAATTGCTCTTCTTGCTCACCTAGCATGTGAAAAAGGAATATGGGGTCCTCATCTTATTGTTGTCCCAACTAGTGTCATGCTAAACTGGGAGACTGAGTTTCTTAGATGGTGTCCTGCTTTcaaaattttgacatattttgGCAGTGCAAAAGAGCGAAAGATTAAAAGGCAAGGTTGGTTGAAGCCAAACTCGTTTCATATATGTATCACAACTTACAGACTTGTTATACAGGACTCCAAAGTTTTCAAGCGTAAGAAGTGGAAGTACTTGATTTTAGATGAAGCTCATCTAATAAAGAATTGGAAATCGCAAAGATGGCAAACACTTCTCAATTTTAACTCAAAACGGCGTATTCTTTTGACTGGTACACCATTGCAGAATGATCTCATGGAGCTGTGGTCTCTAATGCATTTCTTGATGCCTCATATTTTTCAATCTCACCAGGAATTCAAAGATTGGTTCTGTAATCCTATATCTGGAATGGTTGAGGGACAAGAAAAGGTTAATAAGGAAGTTGTTGATCGCTTGCATAATGTCCTTCGTCCCTTTATTCTCCGCCGGTTGAAGAGGGATGTGGAGAAGCAGCTTCCTTCAAAACATGAGCACGTCATTTATTGTAAGCTATCAAGGAGGCAGCGTAACTTGTATGAAGACTTTATTGCCAGTTCGGAGACACAAGCTACTCTTGCTAGTTCAAATTTTTTTGCAATGATAAGTGTTATAATGCAACTTCGCAAAGTGTGCAATCACCCTGATTTATTTGAAGGACGTCCAATAGTGAGCTCCTTTGATATGAGTGGTATTGATATGCACTTGAGCTCTTCCATTTGCTCGATTCTGTCACATGGTATCTTTTCATCTATCAACCTTGGGGCTTTGGGGCTGTTGTTTACACATCTTGATTTTTCAATGACCTCTTGGGAGAGTCATGATGTTCAATCCATTGCTACCCCTTCAAGCTTGATTGAGGGTCGTGTGACTCAAATTCATGGTGAAGAAACTTCACTAGTACTTAAACGGAATAAGAAGTTTCATGGGACAAACATATTTGAAGAGATCCAAAAGGCACTCGTCGAGGAGAGGCTAAGAGAAGCAAAGGAGAGAGCGGCATCTGTTGCATGGTGGAATTCCATCAAGTGTAAGCGGAAACCTGTATATTCAACAAGTCTTCGGGAGATTGTTACTGTGAAACATCCTGTTCACGGTATTTACTGTCAGAAAAGTAATCCCTTGTCATACCTGTACTCCTCTAGGCTTGCAGACTTGATACTGTCGCCAGTTGAGAGATTCCAAAAAATGGTTGATCAGGTTGAGACTTTCATGTTTGCAATCCCTGCTGCACGTTCCCCAGCACCTGCTTGCTGGTGCAGTAAACCAGGTACTTCCGTATTTTTTAGTCCAACCTTTAAGGAGAGATCTTCTAAGGTTCTCTCTCCGCTTCTCACTCCTTTTCGCCCAGCCATTGTTAGAAGGCAAGTCTACTTTCCAGATAGGCGGCTCATACAATTTGACTGTGGAAAGCTGCAGGAGCTTGCAGGTTTGTTGAGGCGATTAAAATCAGGAGGTCACCGTGCACTAATTTTCACCCAAATGACAAAGATGCTTGATGTTTTAGAAGCTTTCATTAATTTGTATGGTTACACTTACATGCGTCTGGATGGTTCTACTCTGCCCGAACAGAGACAAACTTTGATGCAACGGTTCAACACAAATCCAaagattttcctttttattttatcaacCCGCAGTGGTGGAGTTGGCATCAACTTGGTGGGGGCAGACACAGTCATCTTTTATGATAGCGACTGGAATCCAGCTATGGATCAACAAGCTCAAGATCGCTGTCATAGAATAGGCCAGACCCGTGAAGTACATATTTATCGATTGATAAGTGAGAGTACCATTGAAGAGAATATTTTGAAAAAAGCAAACCAGAAGCGAGCTCTGGATGATTTGGTTATACAGGGTGGAAGTTACAACACTGAATTCTTCAAGAAACTGGATCCAATGGAATTGTTCTCAGGCCACAGAACAGTTTCCTTAAAGAACATTGAAGGAGAGAAGAATAGCAATGTTACTGAGGTTCAGCTCTCTAATGCTGACGTGGAGGCTGCTCTGCAAAATGTAGAAGATGAGGCGGATTACATGGCTCTGAAGAAAGTTGAACAGGAAGAGGCAGTAGACAATCAGGAGTTCACTGAAGAAGCAGTTGGTAGGTTGGAAGAAGATGAACTTGGTAATGATGATGAGATGAAGGCTGATGAGCCTGCTGATCATGAAGTCCCAGTTACAACATCAGGCAAAGAACTTGTGGCTATGTCAAATGCTAGTAATCCATTAAAAGAACaagcaattacttttgctggtAAAGATGATGACATTGACATGTTGGCCGATGTCAAACAGATGGCAGCAGCTGCTGCTGCTGCAGGACAAGCTATCTTGTCTTTCGAGAGTCAGTTGCGTCCAATTGATCGATATGCTGTACGTTTTCTGGAGTTATGGGACCCTATCATAGACAAGACAGCTATTGAATCACAAGGTCATTTTGAAGAAACTGAATGGGAATTGGATAGAATTGAGAAATTGAAGGAAGATATGGAAGcagagattgatgatgatgaagaaccTTTAGTTTACGAAA GATGGGATGCTGATTTTGCGACTGAGGTATACAGACAGCAGGTGGAGGCTTTGGCTCAACATCAG TTGATGGAGGAACTTGAAGCTGAAGCTAAAGAGAAGGAGCTTGCAGAATATGAGAACTcgatggg GCATGCTACAGCTTCTGTTCCAAAATCCAAGTCAAAGAAGAAGGCAAAGAAAACAAAGTTCAAATCTTTGAAGAAAGGAGGTCTAGCTTCTGAACCTCAAGCTTTAAAGGACGGGTCTTCGATAGAGTTGTTGCCCATAGATGATGATGTTCTATCTAGTGAGCCAGTTACAACGCCTGATTCTGCTCAAGAGAGAAAGCGTAGACTAGCAACGGGTGATGAGGATGTGAAGAGCTCGAAGAAGTctaaaaaattgaagaagtcctCTGAGGTATCTTCGCTGGTAATGCATTCAACTTACCATGGAAAGCGGCAGGTTGAATCTAAAGGATTGAAGCAGTATGATGGTGGCACCATGGATGCCGAACTCAGACCAATAAGCAGAAGCAAGATGGGAGGGAAAATCTCAATCAGTCCGATGCCTGTAAAGCGAGTTCTTACTATTAAATCAGAAAAGCCGATTAGGAAAGGTAAAACGTGGTATAAAGATTATTTTCCATCCGCTGATTCATGGTTGCCACAAGAGGACGCTGTACTTTGTGCTTCTGTTCATGAGTATGGTCCTCACTGGAGCTTGGTGAGTGATATCTTGTATGGAATGACTGCTGGCGGAGTTTATAGAGGAAGATATCGTCACCCTATTCTTTGTTGCGAAAGGTTTAGGGAACTTATACAGAGATATGTGTTATCTACGACAGACGGTGTAAATGATAGATCCACTAATGCTGGATCGATAAAAGGTCTTCTCAAAGTGACTGAG GAAAATGTCCGTCTGGTGTTAGATATTGCATCAGAGGTTCCAGATCATGAGCCTCTTGTTCAAAAGCATTTCTTTGCCCTTCTTTCCTCTGTGTGGAAGATGTCATGCCGGAAAAGCCAGACAAATGCGTTCTCATCTTCCCAGAATGGCTTCTATCATTCTGGAAGTTTGTTTACACTGTTTACACCAACTATGAACCTTGGTTCCACGAATTACGCAACAGGACCACTGGAAAAGAGATTTTCTAATTTAAGTATATGTGCCAAGTTAGTAGCAGCTGCTCTCTCTGACCAGCAGAGTGCACAAAGTGATGAGAGAGTCTCCATTTGTGACCAGAGAGAAGAAGCTTCTTTTCCTGCTGAGCAGTTGGATGTTACACTGGAATTTGGGGCAGAGAAAGATAATAAGATAATTCCCTTGCCATCTCCTGTAACTGTCAAAATACGTGGTCCTGAAACCCCATTGCATCCAGGAATGATGATAGCTGAGCATCAACATTTCAAGTCTTCCCTGAATGTGGCTGAAAACCGGTTCTG GGCTGCGTCAAGTACTGaaagttgtttggattgggcttcTCTTGCTTTTCCTGTTGGGGATGCCAAGTCACGAACTCCATTGACATCACAATTTTTGGGGAAGCACAAGCTCTCTGATTCTGTGAAGGTCTCCAAATCAAAGTCCAGAAAGATTCCAACAGAATCTAGTGATGTTGGTCGGACCAAGGATCTAGTAATCCTGCCAATGCCATCTGCATCTAATGATTCCTGTGCAAGAGCTGATGTGGGATTATCGTTCCTCGCAGAAAGTGGACATGATTTTGAAGACAGGACCCTTTTTAACCTAAATTCAGAATTTAACTTGGGGAGTGAGGATGTATTCCAACATGAATATGTTCCTGACTTCATATCGGGACTTGACGATTGGTCAGTTTTTCCAGATTTCACGGATATCGGGTAG